The Lathyrus oleraceus cultivar Zhongwan6 chromosome 5, CAAS_Psat_ZW6_1.0, whole genome shotgun sequence genome includes the window TAAAGCTCGCCATGCTGCTGCGCTCGATAAAGATCTGGCTCCGCTTCGACAAGGCatcattttttaaatttataGACGGATGCACAGTGATCTGTGGTGATCCAATCACATTTGAATCGGTAAGATCAGAAGAAAAGCCCCAAAGTTGCTGAGTCACATTCGGATGCACATGAGTTGATGTTGGAGATTGTATCTGAGAACCGAGAATGTCTTTGAGGTTAGCAGGATTTACACCTGCAAGCCTATTTGAAGTGAATGAAAGACCTGTTGTCATCTCTTCAATCATTAGCTTCTGCATAAGGAGATTTTCAAGTTCGAGAAACTTAGTATTATCTCTAGCATTCAATGCAGTTTTGAATTTGCTTCTCGGCATCTGAAGCGTAGGGACTGCAACATGAGACTGAGACGGCCACATGGTTCCACCTGCAGGAGAAGACGCTGCAGATGGAGTCAAAGGCAGTGTCGACATGGATTGTATGAAACTGGACGGTGAGTTCAATGTTAAAGAATCCGTTGAAGAAGCACTAGGTGAATTTGAATATGATGTAGCTGAAGGTAAAGCAGAACCAGTAGAAGCATACAACGGGCGAAGTTCCTCGGGTTTGTGTGCAAAAAAGCAGACTCTTCGGTTGCATTCGGTCTCATCCTTACAAAGTCTTGTTCTGTATTGAGCAGGATGAAGCCAGCACTCAAAAATACCATGTGCATATTCACAAGCATCCCCTTTACTGCATGATCCCTTCCGAAACTCAGGACAAGGGACACAGGTGTATTGATATGACATCGGATCACGGCGCCTTGCGTTTTCCCCTGGATGAACAAAGGGACACTCCGTCCAATCATGAGAATAAGCCCTTGAACAAGGCTTCACTTTGAATATAAACATCCTAAATTCATCTGTACTATATATTCCATTATTTATGTCAGGTAATGGTAGATCAATCGGATAATTTTTCTTCTCGATTTGAGGTGTACCGATATCTTCTTGCTGCTTCTCCTTTTGGAATTCAttgtcatcatcaacatcatcgATACCTTCTAGTATGGCTTGTAGTTTTGTCTTCCTTGAACCGGAGATACTATTAGACATCATGACAATCAAGTCACTGCACCGGTTACCGTTCGCGTCAACAGAACCAACATCCGCAGATGCAACAAGCAAAAGCTTGATAACTTCAGCAGAAGCAGCAGAACAACCAGAAACAGCACAATGAAGCGCAGTAGCCCTATCCGATCCGCATGCTTGGTTAACATTGACACGACCAGTTTCAAGAATATAAGACAATACAGCCTTGCTTCCAAATAAGGAAGCAACCATAAGAGGTGTCCTCTCTTCATATCCCATTTCCTTTGAGCCAACCCTCCTTCCATACCACAACCCTACTTCATCGACCTCGTGATCGTCTTTTTCAACAGCCTCTCTGAAAGCAATTAAATCATCTGTGGCTGAAAACAGAAGCAAATCAGAAACCTCGTGCTGTAGTTCTTCTGGTCTTCCATATTCATGATCCCTAATCAAACCAGTTTGAGAGGGCTTTCTATTCGAACCGTTGCACATAACTTTATGACAGATTATTTGTCTTCCTCTCTATTAT containing:
- the LOC127084566 gene encoding zinc finger CCCH domain-containing protein 66 codes for the protein MCNGSNRKPSQTGLIRDHEYGRPEELQHEVSDLLLFSATDDLIAFREAVEKDDHEVDEVGLWYGRRVGSKEMGYEERTPLMVASLFGSKAVLSYILETGRVNVNQACGSDRATALHCAVSGCSAASAEVIKLLLVASADVGSVDANGNRCSDLIVMMSNSISGSRKTKLQAILEGIDDVDDDNEFQKEKQQEDIGTPQIEKKNYPIDLPLPDINNGIYSTDEFRMFIFKVKPCSRAYSHDWTECPFVHPGENARRRDPMSYQYTCVPCPEFRKGSCSKGDACEYAHGIFECWLHPAQYRTRLCKDETECNRRVCFFAHKPEELRPLYASTGSALPSATSYSNSPSASSTDSLTLNSPSSFIQSMSTLPLTPSAASSPAGGTMWPSQSHVAVPTLQMPRSKFKTALNARDNTKFLELENLLMQKLMIEEMTTGLSFTSNRLAGVNPANLKDILGSQIQSPTSTHVHPNVTQQLWGFSSDLTDSNVIGSPQITVHPSINLKNDALSKRSQIFIERSSMASFSSELPYATSVAMEPYTNFSGWGSPDGKLDWSIRGDELNKMRKSYSFGFENQSSNSTMVAENADEQWNDGLIH